The Vulcanimicrobium alpinum sequence ATCGAGAGACGCCCGTCGACGAGACACGACATGCCCTTTTTCAGGTACGTATTGCAGGTCTCGGCGAGCTTGTCCCAAGCGACGCAATCGATGTAGTCGGTTTCTTCTTGCTGCTTCGCACGGCGGTTCACGGCGAGCGTGAACTTCGTGACGGCGGCGCCGCTGCCGACGTAGCGGATCTCGGGGTCGCGCGTCAGGTTTCCGACGAGCGTGATGCGGTTGAACGACCCTGCCATGGTATCTCTTCCTTCT is a genomic window containing:
- a CDS encoding single-stranded DNA-binding protein, with the translated sequence MAGSFNRITLVGNLTRDPEIRYVGSGAAVTKFTLAVNRRAKQQEETDYIDCVAWDKLAETCNTYLKKGMSCLVDGRLSIRSYETKEGEKRKATEVVVNTMQMLDRAGRGGGGDDDGGGSYSRPREKAAPVGGGGGMDEFPEDEIPF